Proteins encoded within one genomic window of Macadamia integrifolia cultivar HAES 741 unplaced genomic scaffold, SCU_Mint_v3 scaffold_223A, whole genome shotgun sequence:
- the LOC122071421 gene encoding uncharacterized protein C24B11.05: MDGDGSPSHGSKYECLLFDMDDTLYPMSAGLNLACRKNIQEYMLQHLQIEESEVPRMCLELYKEYGTTMAGLKAMGYEFDDDEFHAYVHGRLPYDTLKPDPILRNLLLSMPQRKIIFTNADKAHAAQVLKGLGLEDCFEGIICFETLNPPLQSYDDDHLGSDGGDGVDGGDDDYHLSGGGGDDDCVLLPKIESETTCNGEFSKSRIICKPSPEAFEAAIKIANVDPNKTIFFDDSVRNIASGKAAGLHTVIVGSSELVPGADLALSSIHNIKEAVPEIWEGEGDSGGDHELGQILHQSTAVQTFVLA; this comes from the exons ATGGATGGTGATGGGAGTCCGTCGCATGGATCCAAATATGAGTGCTTACTGTTTG ATATGGATGATACTTTGTATCCCATGAGTGCCGGTCTCAACCTCGCTTGTCGCAAGAACATACAAG AGTACATGCTGCAACACTTGCAAATAGAAGAAAGTGAGGTGCCCAGGATGTGCTTGGAGCTGTACAAAGAGTATGGCACAACGATGGCTGGCCTCAAG GCAATGGGGTATGAATTTGACGATGACGAATTTCATGCATATGTTCATGGCAGATTACCCTATGACACTCTCAAACCTGATCCAATCTTGAGGAACCTTCTACTTTCCATGCCACAACGTAAAATT ATTTTCACCAATGCTGACAAAGCTCATGCAGCTCAAGTTCTAAAAGGTTTGGGTTTGGAAGATTGTTTTGAAGGCATTATATGCTTCGAGACCCTAAATCCACCTCTACAATCCTATGATGATGATCACTTGGGtagtgatggtggtgatggtgttGATGGCGGTGATGATGATTATCACttgagtggtggtggtggtgatgatgattgTGTGTTGTTACCGAAAATAGAATCTGAGACTACATGTAATGGTGAATTTTCCAAGTCACGGATCATATGTAAACCCTCTCCTGAAGCCTTTGAAGCTGCTATTAAAATAGCAAACGTCGACCCCAACAAGACG atctTCTTTGATGACAGTGTTCGAAACATTGCGAGTGGGAAGGCAGCAGGACTTCATACAGTCATT GTGGGCAGCTCCGAACTTGTTCCAGGTGCGGACCTTGCTTTGAGTAGCATTCACAACATTAAAGAAGCAGTGCCTGAGATATGGGAAGGTGAAGGTGACAGTGGTGGAGATCATGAGTTGGGCCAGATTCTTCATCAATCCACTGCTGTCCAAACTTTTGTCCTTGCTTAG